Proteins found in one Pagrus major chromosome 20, Pma_NU_1.0 genomic segment:
- the LOC141015467 gene encoding endoplasmic reticulum protein SC65-like, giving the protein MTAAQYESYNFKNFPKEELMPLTAAYGLALDHYAAENWTESIKYLDLSLRLRRLLTDSVRYCVLHCNSSRHEEPSSEGNRELRVRWHLLVRASCQKKCRAHFPALQLAPPGRLILEEFSSRAPYRYLHFAHARLKDLQKAVPCAYTYLQKNPEDQEMHQLMEEYKSQYDLSGYLTDHEEQPYEASFLRGVKLITSGDYSSSVEHMEEALRLYLQEFDLCQADCEGISQLSPDTDFYTLIADVYIDTLQCQLKCEENLKPNVGGYFVEKLVATIYHYLQYAYYKLNEGRSAVPCAYSYFLFEPEDQVMKQNLLYYEAYSEQWGLQPEHFTARTEALKHYNQTVTQKQMLTFAKKYLQMDVTDFLGQEQAALLASESPDVEFEGMGDYEESIYADWSQPKGKGDAGESDI; this is encoded by the exons atgacagCTGCTCAATATGAAAGCTACAATTTCAAAAACTTCCCCAAAGAGGAGCTCATGCCTCTCACCGCCGCGTATGGACTCGCTCTGGACCATTACGCAGCAGAGAACTGGACCGAATCCATCAAGTATTTGGATTTAAGTTTGCGTTTGCGCCGGCTTCTTACAGACAGCGTGAGATACTGCGTGCTGCACTGTAACAGCAGCCGACACGAAGAACCGTCCTCTGAAGGGAACCGGGAGCTCCGCGTCCGCTGGCACCTTCTGGTGAGAGCGTCCTGCCAGAAGAAGTGCAGGGCGCATTTCCCAGCGCTGCAGCTGGCTCCCCCGGGCAGACTCATCCTGGAGGAGTTCAGCAGCAGAGCCCCCTACAGATATCTGCACTTTGCACACGCCAGG CTGAAGGACCTGCAGAAGGCTGTCCCATGTGCCTACACCTACCTCCAGAAGAACCCAGAGGACCAGGAGATGCACCAACTGATGGAGGAGTACAAGAGCCAGTACGACCTGAGCGGCTACCTCACCGACCACGAAGAGCAACCATACGAG GCCTCCTTCCTCAGAGGAGTGAAACTCATCACTTCCGGCGACTACAGCAGCAGTGTGGAGCACATGGAGGAAGCTCTGAGGCTCTACCTGCAGGAGTTTGACCTCTGTCAGGCCGACTGTGAAGGGATCAGCCAGCTCTCACCAGACACTGACTTCTACACACTCATAGCAG ACGTCTACATCGACACATTACAGTGTCAGCTGAAGTGTGAAGAAAACCTGAAGCCTAATGTTGGGGGGTATTTTGTGGAGAAATTGGTGGCCACTATTTACCACTATCTCCAGTACGCTTATTATAAAT TGAACGAGGGTCGCAGCGCTGTGCCCTGTGCGTACAGCTACTTCCTGTTTGAGCCTGAAGACCAGGTCATGAAGCAGAACCTGCTGTACTATGAAGCCTACAGTGAACAGTGGGGCCTTCAGCCTGAACACTTCACAGCCAGGACG GAAGCTCTCAAACACTACAACCAGACCGTCACGCAGAAGCAGATGCTCACGTTTGCGAAGAAATACTTACAGATGGACGTTACG GATTTTCTCGGACAAGAGCAAGCTGCACTTCTGGCCTCCGAGTCTCCAGATGTTGAGTTTGAAGGGATGGGAGACTACGAGGAGTCGATCTACGCTGACTGGAGTCAGCCGAAGGGCAAAGGAGACGCTGGGGAGTCAGATATCTGA